In Candidatus Methylomirabilota bacterium, one genomic interval encodes:
- a CDS encoding thioesterase — translation MTEPGFPGLVPGLRGERKAVVTQSMATTHAGGPGVLMAAWMILEMEMAAQDSTQRFLPEGYTTVGYEICVRHRRPTPVGESFVTRTELLEVDGRKLLFRVEAHNPRELIGEGTLRRTIVRRGRLG, via the coding sequence GTGACGGAGCCCGGCTTTCCGGGCCTCGTGCCCGGCCTGCGGGGCGAGCGGAAGGCCGTGGTCACTCAGAGCATGGCCACGACTCACGCCGGCGGACCGGGCGTGCTCATGGCAGCGTGGATGATCCTGGAGATGGAGATGGCCGCCCAGGACTCGACCCAGCGCTTTCTGCCGGAGGGCTACACCACGGTGGGCTACGAGATCTGCGTCCGCCACAGGCGCCCGACCCCGGTCGGCGAGTCGTTCGTCACGCGCACCGAGCTCCTCGAAGTGGACGGCCGCAAGCTCCTGTTCCGGGTCGAGGCGCACAACCCGCGCGAGCTCATCGGCGAGGGCACGCTACGCCGCACCATCGTCCGCCGCGGCCGCCTCGGCTAG